In one window of Gemmatimonadota bacterium DNA:
- a CDS encoding sugar transferase, translating into MATGSTSRTARVTPRERWLKLVEEVEDPIVPQTRSEALSRALNFGLALLAIILIAPLLLLIAVAVKLTSRGPVFYTQTRIGLDRRWNRAPPPDGETLRSHDLGGQVFTIYKFRTMCVNAEHLSGAVWAAKEDPRVTPVGKFLRQYRLDELPQLFNVLAGDMNIVGPRPERPSIFAQLRKNIRGYEARQRVKPGITGLAQVNQQYDQCLDDVRNKLDYDLQYLKRQSLWQDILIMLKTVPVILFRRGGW; encoded by the coding sequence ATGGCGACCGGTAGCACCTCGCGCACGGCCCGAGTGACCCCGCGAGAGCGCTGGCTCAAGCTGGTGGAGGAAGTGGAGGATCCGATCGTCCCCCAGACCCGATCGGAGGCGCTGTCGCGCGCGCTGAACTTCGGCCTCGCGCTGCTGGCCATCATTTTGATCGCCCCCCTGCTCCTGCTGATCGCGGTCGCGGTCAAGCTGACCAGTCGCGGCCCGGTGTTCTATACCCAGACCCGGATCGGGCTCGACCGCCGGTGGAACCGCGCCCCGCCACCTGATGGCGAGACCCTGCGTTCGCACGACCTCGGCGGCCAGGTCTTCACCATCTACAAGTTCCGCACGATGTGCGTGAACGCCGAGCACCTCTCCGGCGCGGTGTGGGCCGCCAAGGAAGACCCGCGGGTGACCCCGGTCGGCAAGTTCCTGCGGCAGTACCGGCTGGACGAACTGCCCCAGCTCTTCAACGTGCTGGCCGGCGACATGAACATCGTCGGGCCCCGGCCGGAGCGGCCCAGCATCTTCGCACAGCTGCGCAAGAACATCCGCGGCTACGAGGCGCGCCAGCGGGTCAAGCCGGGGATCACCGGCCTGGCCCAGGTCAACCAGCAGTACGACCAGTGCCTGGACGACGTCCGGAACAAGCTCGACTACGACCTGCAGTACCTGAAGCGGCAGAGCCTGTGGCAGGACATCCTCATCATGCTCAAGACGGTCCCGGTGATCCTCTTCCGTCGGGGTGGGTGGTAA